Proteins from one Hyperolius riggenbachi isolate aHypRig1 chromosome 2, aHypRig1.pri, whole genome shotgun sequence genomic window:
- the LOC137545367 gene encoding E3 ubiquitin-protein ligase TRIM11-like, with the protein MISPASLYANNSATGYTGFCDSETLVFSAAAMASADLSKELECSICLSIYTDPVILKCGHNYCRECIEDFLNTQEGSGRYSCPECRERFVERPFLHRNIALRNIAERFLSTQPDQEEAGVFCTYCIHSAVPAVMSCLLCNAFLCDTHLKLHSKEPEHVLCDPNTSLEKRKCSIHKKILEYYCAEDSAVVCVSCSVNGRHIGHKMMSLNEASEKKKKELRYDLKKLKTETEEAEKRVQSLEERRRNAQEKADDETERVTALFRDLRRRLEDLEKRVLNDITRQAQRMSQSYNDVIRTLEIKKEELSRKMLHIVELCNMTDPLTVLQDSDTGDLCDTEDRERHDKQLHDGGDLDVAGISHTLHTGLSDIMSGVTGGIYIQPAELLLDENTASNWLIVSEGRKTVLRSDKSQNLPETPERFQDWSQVLSSQRFSSGRHYWEVDVGKSGIWAVGMCYSSIARTGDTSGIGYNDKSWCLYRDGDLYLMRHNSKVIQLPDKIPIGRFRIYLDYEAGQISFYGLSDPMKLLHTFTTTFTEPLQAIIWIWKGCIKICGENQGM; encoded by the coding sequence ATGATTAGCCCAGCCTCCCtctatgcaaataattctgcaacTGGATATACTGGATTCTGTGATTCAGAGACTCTTGTTTTCTCTGCTGCAGCGATGGCGTCTGCTGATCTGAGCAAAGAGCTGGAGTGCTCCATCTGTCTGAGCATTTATACCGATCCTGTAATCCTGAAATGTGGACACAACTACTGCCGGGAATGTATTGAGGATTTTTTAAATACACAAGAGGGATCTGGAAGATATTCCTGTCCTGAATGCAGAGAGAGGTTTGTGGAACGGCCTTTTCTACATAGGAACATTGCGTTGAGAAACATAGCAGAGCGTTTCCTGTCTACTCAGCCCGATCAGGAGGAGGCCGGAGTCTTCTGTACATACTGTATTCACTCTGCTGTACCGGCTGTTATGTCCTGTCTGCTGTGTAATGCTTTTCTTTGTGATACTCACCTGAAACTTCACAGCAAGGAACCAGAACACGTCTTATGtgaccccaacacttccctggagAAGAGGAAATGCTCCATCCATAAGAAGATCCTGGAGTATTACTGCGCTGAGGATTCTGCTGTTGTCTGTGTGTCCTGCTCTGTGAATGGGAGACACATAGGCCATAAAATGATGTCACTGAATGAGGCctctgagaagaagaagaaggagttgAGATATGATCTCAAGAAACTGAAAacagagacagaggaggctgagaaaagagtccagagtctggaggaacgcaggagaaatgcacaagaaaaagcagatgatgaaacagagagagtcactgccctgtttagagacctcaggagacGGCTGGAGGATCTAGAAAAGAGAGTCTTGAATGACATCACGAGGCAGGCACAGAGGATGTCACAATCATACAATGATGTCATCAGAACGCTGGAAATAAAGAaggaggagctgtccaggaagatgctTCACATTGtggagctgtgtaacatgactgatccactgactgtcttacaggattcagacacaggtgacttgtgtgacacggaggacagagagagacatgataaacagctccatgatggaggggatctggatgtggctggcatctcacacacattacacacaggactatctgatatcatgtctggggtaactggAGGGATCTATATACAACCTGCGGAGCTATTACTGGATGAAAACACAGCTAGTAACTGGCTGATTGTGTCAGAAGGTAGAAAAACTGTACTCAGGTCAGATAAaagccagaatctcccagaaacaCCAGAGCGGTTTCAAGACTGGTCTCAGGTGTTGAGCAGCCAGAGATTCTCCTCAGGacgacattactgggaagtggatgttgggaAATCCGGTATATGGGCAGTTGGAATGTGttactccagtatagccaggacaGGAGATACTTCAGGAATTGGATACAATGATAAGTCCTGGTGTTTGTACAGGGATGGTGATCTATATTTAATGAGACATAACAGTAAAGTGATCCAATTACCTGACAAGATTCCTATTGGTAGGTTCAGGATATATCTAGACTATGAGGCCGGACAGATCTCCTTTTATGGCCTAAGTGACCCTATGAAGCTCCTCCACACCTTCACTACCACCTTCACTGAGCCTCTGCAAGCTATAATATGGATATGGAAAGGTTGTATAAAGATATGTGGGGAGAATCAGGGCATGTGA